A region of the Electrophorus electricus isolate fEleEle1 chromosome 7, fEleEle1.pri, whole genome shotgun sequence genome:
ATTAATATCTAGAATAAATGTGTCTATATTACGCTGTatgtgtctgtagttctgagCCTTTCCAATGCTGTACAGGCCAGGTCCAGAGCAGAGAACGCATCGAGGACGTGATTCGATTCGCTGCCAAGGAGCGCCTCTTCCTCATGGCTGATGAGGTAATGTGATATTTTCAACAGAATTCCGTCATTTGCTTTAGCTTCCCTCAGcccagggttttttttttcgttgtagtcattgttgttgttgtttttcacaCCTCTCCCTTTCTATACCCTGCAGGTATATCAGGACAACGTGTACGCAGAGGGCTGCAAGTTCTACTCTTTTAAAAAGGTGTTATATGAGATGGGTCCTGAATACTTCAACACGGTGGAGCTGGCATCATTCCATTCCACCTCCAAGTGCTACATGGGAGAGTgagtacatgttttttttttttttttcgagaGACATTAGTCAGCACAGCAGGGCCACTGACTAATTCCTGAAGAACCTTCATAAAAGGAAACGAAACTCAGTCAACAAATTCACTTCAGCCTTTAAGCAGGGTAGAGAAAGTTCCGGAGCAGTTTCCCCAGCGAGGATAAGCTTGTGGACTCATAATGGTCAGTGGGCATCAGGAATGTAACAGAATCCTTGAGTTGGCCTGCAACTCCAATCTGGGTCTGAAAAAAACACTTAGGTACCAGTAATTTGGAATCAGATATAGCCAGTCATTGTTAAGGAATTCTTCCCAACACAGTCCTGTATTTTCCCATATTTTTAAGCTAACAATATGATGCTGACCTAATTCATTCTTcttcccattcacacacacacacacacacacacacacacacacacacacacacacacacacacacacacacacacacacacacacacatgctgtgtcAGGTGTGGCATGCGAGGAGGCTATATGGAGGTGATAAACATGGACTCCGAGGTGAAGGCTCAGCTCACCAAGTTGGTGTCGGTGCGTCTGTGCCCGCCCGTGCCCGGGCAGGCTCTCATGGCCCTGGTGACCAACTCACCCCAGCCTGGAGAGCCATCCCACGCCCAGTTCCTTAAGGTACGCCCCTCCTTCTCACCTCACAAGTCCTCAAAACCATCTTTGATGCTGATGGGGAATCGAGGGCCACATGCAAGCAGGAAACGGGTCAGTACCTGCCTGACGACAGCAAAATAAAGTTAATCTCACACATCAGTCGCAAATGATAGCAGGCGTCAGTAAAGTCAGGATGCCTGCGCCCCTGGTCTTCCCTCTGcaacacaacaaagacattAGCCTTTATTCTCACCGAAGAGCAATGCTGCAGTACAGTAGCTCTGCTTGCAGGACGCGTTTTTGGCAGGTGGGGGCAGGCGTTAGCAGCGGCAGGCCAGAAGGTAACGCTAGGCCCAACGGGACCCTCAGGGATGGCCGCCCCTCATACTCACTTTGATTTGAAGGAGTCAGCTTGTGTTTCACAGCAGCTGTGCTCCTGTTTCACAGCCATCACTCACCACAGCCTTCGTTGTTGTCAGGATGACAGAGACACTCTCACAGCCCTTTCATAGACTGTCACTGCTCACAGAGACGGGACGAGCTGTATATTTTCACTGCATTCGTTGTCACACAGGTAGTCCCAGTGGGCATATAAGTTGCATTATGCATATCTATTTCCATGCAACCAAACAGGTTGGATAATAAATTCATGCTCAGAATAGACGTGCGATATTGGTCTGGAGTTTATACAGCGATGTGGGTTAGTGAAAGTTCTTTGGTCCgcttaaaaataaatagcctGGGAACTAGCACATGCACCGGATTGCATGGTAAAGGTACAGGTGAATGTACAAGCTGGAATCCAATTTCCAAAAGGAACTGTTTTGCTGTCGTTGTAGATCAATGTGTCTTGCCCTGCGCTAACGTTGTTTGGGTCTTCACTGAAGTACACTGGCTTTTCAAGTGACAGGCTTCATCGACTATGTCAGCACCCTTCAGCCCCGCTCTGCCTCCGTCCTCTGACCGTTTCCTGCAGGAGCGGACGGCCACACTGGGCGACCTGGCGCAGAAGGCCAAGCTGACGGAGGAGATCCTGAACACGGTGCCAGGGATCAGGTGCAACCCGGTGCAGGGGGCCATGTACTCTTTCCCCCAGATCACCCTGCCTGAGCGCGCCATACGAGAGGCCAAGGTTTGAGTCTGCCTCACCTACCATCTGCTAACTGCGACTTGACGTTGATTGATGGGTtacatactgtttgtgtgtgtgtgtgtgtgtgtgtgtgtgtgtgtgtgtgtgtgcgcgagtgcaGGAAAAGGGTCAAGCACCAGATATGTTCTACTGTATGAAGCTCCTAGAGGAGACAGGCATCTGTTTGGTCCCTGGCAGTGGCTTCGGTCAAAAGGAGGGAACCTATCACTTCCGGTACGTTTTTGACTCAATGACTCTGCATACAGAGTCAGTCCCTATAGGATAGTACAATGCCTGTAATTTTAACCACATTAAACACTCAccatttcttcttttcttctcatcCTCTATATTTTTAAGGATGACCATCCTACCACCTGCTGATAAACTTAAGATTTTGCTCAGCAAAGTAAAGGAATTCCATCAGCGGTTTACAAAGTGTTACTCCTAGCTTCGCCACTTTCCCCTCACGGTCGATCAAGCAAACATGCTAGAATCTTTTTCTGACTTTGGGCTTTATCCATAATCAATCAGAACCAGACAAATGGGTTGCTGAACTACATTCCATTTCATGAAATAGTTTGTACCATATTCTGAGTTATTGTTACTGAAGAGACATTTAAACAATAAGGGTGAGATTGTTagcaaataaattactttttaaaggACTAACATGAAATAATATATGGcagtgggtatatgtgtgtgtgtgtgtgtgtgtgagagagagagagagagagagagagagagagagagagagagagagagagagagagagagagattgcattTGCTGGTTGACCCATAAAAAAGTAATTACCTTAGGACAAAGCAGTATTTGCAGTGCATACAGAGCAAGACATTCTAAATGATAATAAAGAATGCGATGTttaatattatgtttatatatgtttgaaTGATTTTTAGGTCATAATACAGAAAATTACTTTGTGATGTCTACATTGTTGTTTATAAGGACGTTTCTTCTTTGAATGCAACAAAAGCTTCTAACCACAAGGGGGCACCATTGCCATGAAAGAGTCATAATGTTTTTGATGTGAAAGGTTCCCACTTGACTATCTGAATTTTTAAGTGGTTGCAATTTTGTGCAActttcacacaacacacacacacacacacacacacacacacacacacacacacacacacacacacacacatacacacacacacacacagagtctctctttctccccattaCCTTTATCTGAATGGTAAAAGAAGTGAATGACTTGTATTTTATTAATCTAAGAACATAATTCTGTATGCTAATAAACATGAGTCACTAGAATATTAACACTAGAAACACCACAGGCCAATTTACCTCTATGGTTCCTGCCTCTTGAAACATTAGATGCTCTGGATTGTTTGCAATCAGGGGAGCAAAATGCTAGGATTTGTGTCAAACAATCCAATCACTTAATACAAATGAGTCAAAAGAGTCCCTTAACTCTCTCATGAATAGCATCCAGGTCTTGTGTTTCGTAAAAGCTTCTACAGTGACATGTGCGCTTACTTTGGAATGTCGGATACCTTTATTGTCACTTTACAGCACGTCTTTTCGAGTTTTAAATCGACGGAGGTTATCCGCTTCTTGCTCTACGACCTCCGTCAGATCGAATTACCCGCGACGCGACTGAATCGTCTCCTTAATTAAGCCGCGACTCTTCCATTCCACCCGTTGCTTCTCGGCATCGGCGCACAAAGCGGCGAACGAACACCCGAAGCCCTCCTTCCTTCTCCGCCCGTTTTAACGAGGAGCGACGGCGGAGGCGGAGATCTCGTCTCTGTTACGCCGATCTCCTGGCACTCCGCTTTTGCTCTAATCACTTCGATTTTCCGCGTAGCGCTTGCGAGACGAGACTGAAGATTTGTAGAGCAAATGTAGCATAAACGCAGGAATGACAAATCACCTAAAATGCCAACGTTCAGCGTGTAGTCTGCTGTAATCAGAGTGTAACTGCATTGTCAAAAACCAGGTTTAAGTTCTCGACAAATGCTGTCACGGATGggtctgattttaaaaaaaataacctgACCGCCACCTTTACAACTGCTGAACCCACAGTTGAGAGCGAATGCTCAATATTGTGAAGCATTATACTGTGATTTCATACAGTATTAACCCAGACGTATGTTCACTCACTGAACACTTCATGGACCCAAATACTGCACAGATCACTATAAAAGAAGTGAAATCATTTTGCAATAGACTTTCGTTAAAGTTTAAAGAAAGGAATAAGGACCTGTTCGTTTTGTCTCAGTAAATCAAGGCTGCTTTTTGATCGATTCCAGCTTTTGTGAAGTTGATATATGTGTAGCCATGAAGGAGGTTATGTTCATTTTTCTGACGTGTGACGTGCAAGTGGGCATCTCACTATGATCATGACTACACAGGAACCCCGGagtcatttcctgttttctactgctacaatattttaaaaatatggacTCCAACAAATAGATATTTTTTATTCAGATGTTCTTTTTATCTTCTATCGTTCGGTTTCCTTTCTCCCATGCCATTCTCTCGGGAAGCCGTCTACAATTACAAGACAATTAAGCCCCGGGTTTGACAGCCTGCCGCCATTACAAACATGAGCGTTTAACCAGTAGGCAGGGAGAGTCTGAATGCCAATCAGTGGTTCCATTGTTCTCTGCGTCTCTTGCCTTGAACTTGGCCCTTCGCTCTTCGGTACCTGGTTTGATGTTTGACGTCCCTCCTCACAAAACGTACACCGCAATCTGGAAACGGGGCGCGCCAGCCACGGCGTGCTGCCGACGGCCTTGCGCTTGATTAGACTAGATACTAAACGCATCCGCCTGTGCTCAAAATAGAGCACTTGGCCAGATAGGCACCGACCCTCAGATGCTATACATCGTCAGATGGTACAAATAACGCGGGAGAACAATGCGACAGTTACGCAACATGTTAAAAGGTGTCCTAAAATTTTTTGAAGTGACCTTGGTTTAGGGCAACTTTATATGAACTATGATTTCACAAAACAATTGCTCGCCGACACATCCTGAACTACGACTCTCATGAGCTGGCATGAGGGAGTTCTGGATTCTGTAAGCAATGACAGCAAGTAATTAGAGCATCAGAAAACGTTTCAAGAGGTTTTAGGCAAAACTGGCCTTTGCATTTAGAGACGcgaactggaaaaaaaaaaaagtctctctctgtgcagcaaACCAAAAAACAGATTCAACCTGGCCGGCACCTTTGAGAAGTGccactttgttttgttagtttgcCATCAGTCAAGTCAGCGATCATGCGGCACATGCATGCATCACGCATGTTTTCCCATCTTGCTGTTGGCCCATGCTGTCTCTGAGGCCCCCCGGCACTCTGCCTGGATTACTAATGCCTCCCCTCTGCCACGGACTGGTACATCGGCAGAAGGGGAGAGACATGGTATGGGCTCGTGCCAGTCCTGAGGAGTTCACACCCAGCAGGGATTTTGTGATCATGCGCACCTATTACATAAGGCTCCGGTGGGCAGGGAGATGACCCGAGCCCTGCGGCACTGGTCAGCAACACCTTGGCCACGCAATGTCTGCAACTCTGGGGTAGAGGACTTTCCAGGGGGATGATCGGGCGTCGATTCCAGGTCAGTGTTTATTTCACAGGTGTGGAAAAATGCACCCATGGTGAAAATTGCGGGAGATCCTTGACCAACGCCCTAAAGCCTGAGGACACCTGTTTATTGATACACTCAGTGACAGACGTCTAAACTCATGTATATGGCGTCTGTTGAAGGGGCAGGGGGTGAAAACCTCCCCAAATGGCGCACAGGTGTTATCACAACCTGAGTCTTTGTGTAGGCTATTTTTATAACATGTATACAGGGCATTTTAAAAGctgcttttaaaacagaacCTGTAATGATAACTGTAGGCATGTGATTCTCATTTCTAGTGATTAGCTATCCTTTCACACTTTTTTCAACATAAAAATGCAGAGCTCAACTGTATTGGCATGAGAAGCAAAATCCAGGATTATGAGCTTGCGTGTCTTCGTGCATACAGGGACAGGTCGTGGACTTATGAGAGCCCAACCCCCCACATCCCACCCCTAACAACATACATGAACAACAGACAttcctgcatacacacattcacaatcaaCAATCAACCACaattaaagtgtttgttttacagtagCGGTACTTTAAAGAAAACATCTGAGACCCAGAGCTAAACAACCTTTCTTCCCTGATTCCTACATTGTGCACAGACTGCCCAATATTAAAGCCCTTCCTGTATGGCAATTAATATTCTACATTTCCCTCGATTCCTTCAGGTTGCTGTCCGTTCCCACAGGCTCCATTGATTTGGTCCATCTTGGAAATGAAGTTTGAAGGGATGACAAAAAGCCAGAAAGGTAGCACCCTTCAGGTAATAAATCTTATATTCGATGTTTTCGAATAGTGACTACTCTCCTGTTGTCTTAGAAATGCACCTTGTAATTAATCGATCCCAGAGCACATCCATTAAATTACGCGAGTGGATCAAATGTCCAAGTTTGTTAACCGAAAGTTAAGGGGCACAGTCTACGTGAAACGGCTGGCACGTGAAATTTCGGTCATTCTCATCCAAATATATTCTGGCGCACCTGGGGAAGAGGCGCACGCGAGTGTTTTGCTCCGGCAGCCGTGAGCGGGCACGCGTTTTGCGCGGTTACATAAACGCTGAAACTCATACCTCGGCGGGAGTGAGTGGCGGCCCAGTAGGACGACATGCTTTGAGGGGGTGACGGCGTGGTCACACCTACTCTTCCTCCGGTCTTATCTGTGCTCGAGCGAAGCGCGAGGAACTGTGCTAAGGCTTCAGCGGGAATCTGCTCATCAGAAAGCAGCGGGTGAGCGGGAGGTGACGAACCATAGCCAACGTCTCCCATTGAAGAAAGGGGCGGAAAAAAACCCCGCCAAACACGATCCACACTATCTAATGACAGATTGAATTCTTGCTTGGTGCCATGTTTGGAGAGACTTAAAACTGATATCCAAATTGATAGCCATAACATAGCTCAGCTATTTCTAAATTCTTGGGGCGTTGACAGAAGATGCACTTTTTGGGTCTGGGAAAGACCACATAGGTTTTGTTATTGGGGTTTGAGAGCAAAATTCAGTCTCATTCCCCCATGTTTGTAAAACGCGCTGTTTGTCTGTCAGCTTTTGGCAGCTCTTTACAAAGTGTATATTCTGTTTACGGACTTtgtcatgaatatttcatgagtGAGCCCTTAAAACTGACAAATCGACTGCAGATTGATGGTGCAGTGTCTGAGCACATTAacataattgaaaaaaaaacccatagaTTGATGTTTGACCAGTCTTTGCTAAGAGTTTGcttgcatgttttattcaagTCCATAAATTGCATGCTATTTTCAAACAAGCAACTGAAAGGTCTGCTGTGCTGTCCTACCCATATGTCAGATGAACAAGCAGCTGCACACTTTAATGACCAGAAATGAAGAACAACATCATGAACTAAACCATTTGCTTATGTGGAGGGGTTCAGCATGTTCTGAGGAGAACACTAATCGCACATCGTTGCAGCTGCTGCACTGCTACTGGAGGCTGCTTATAGAGTATTTCAAAAGTATTCTTGATTGCCAGATAATCCCAAACTATGCAGTCAAGAAATGGCTAGAATAGCAAACTGCAGCCCATTGGCTAAAAAAAGGTCCAGTGAGCAATATCTGTGGGAATTTTGTTTGGGTTAAAAGCTAAATGCCGACAAAATGGAGTTTTCACAGCcttcatttatttcataaaaCAGTTGGCATTATTGTTACATTGAACCCACTTTGCAAACACATTCTGGCCCAGATCTGGCATGATTCCAGCGGTTTCTCCAGCTCCCACATCTGGCCAACAATCTAATTGCTCGCCGGCCCTGAAGTTTCCCACATGCATGAAGCAAGACGTAAACCAGGAGTCAGCCAACAACAATCCATGGCTGAATCAAAACTTGCAACTGCACCTGCCGTCATTTCTCCACATCTGTCCCGGTTAAACAGCTGACAGTGCCATAAATCAGCCAGACAACAACCCGAAGAGGGCAAGATGAAAGCAGGGTAAACGCATCAAGTAACAATTATTCTGAGGACCAAACATAAACAAGTGCTAGTTCAAAGTGCAATGACAAAATACCACTCATAATGATGAACAGTGTTAAAGGTGTTAACATTCGATTATGTGGGGAAAGCTTGCTCTTAGAGACTAGGaagacaaatatttttgaatatacaCCTTATTAGCAACACCTTATATCTACAATCACTGAACAAAATCACTACAATCACTTTATTAGCTGAACCTATCTTATATAAATGCTTAAGTGTAAAATTAAACACTCTGTCTGTTAGCAAACACAATTCATCAGCCAGCCTCTTCATCACGGGtcagtgtttttgttatttgtttgtttgtttttttgcatagGTCCAGCGCTGACTGGATACGATTTGAGTGGTGGTCTATTCTCAACATTGCATTAACAAGGATATGGTAGTGGTGTAGTAGAGTTGAGCTGGTTTGTCATCAGGGTCGGTGTGGGGATTTTACATCTCTCAGTGTGACCGCTGGAATAGGAGCGATCCACCACAAAAAAACATCCAGCCGCCGGCGGTCAGTGGCTGACCTTTGAAAGTTTACAGGCGGCAAACATAAACTGTGCAACAGGTGGGCTGGCACGCACTCGAAAGGGCTCTAAAGTGAAGGAGCTTTCAGAGATCTGTCTGGAGTGCGGCTGTGCATCTGAAGATGCCATGTGACTCACAGTCGCCGCTGACCATCCAATTGCACTGAGTAAGAGACGGCGTGTGCCAGCTGGATGGAAAGAGACAGGCAACAAGTGATCACTGACTCAGAGCAGTCGTGCCCGCGCCCGTGGGCGTGGGTTTAAACGGGTGAGCGTTCATGTTACTCTTATGCAATATTTTGCAACAACTTTCCTCACAGAGGATTTGCGTGTACACTGCACTGCATTTGGCTGGtatcattataaaaaaaaaaaaagcagggaCAAAGGAATAAAAGCTTTACTAATGCTGTAGCACAAATTTTAAAAGCCTGTCACACAATTAACAAAGCTTGCAGTTCTTAAATCACATTATCAGGCTCTGTTCAAAACTGCTGCTGTCAAGGCAAAACTTTTACCTGAGAGAGTCATATTAGATGGTACCTAAATATTTACCCCAAAGTTTCTCATTTTCATAAGAATGAACACACTGTGTAGCTTTTGGCCAACAGGTTCAAAtcaagcaaaaatatatattaatttggcattattattatcaatagCTACTAATGTGCACATCTGGGTCACTTGGTCCTTGGGGAATGTCTGTGCTTTTGCAAAGCAGTGGcttatgtttgtttctttctctctctgtggtttaGGGATGCTTGGACAAATGCTAGCTTTGTCTGGATGTAAAGTATGCCCAGGGGATCAATTTGAATTTCCCATGGGTTTGACCTCTAACTTTATGGGACTATAAAAAAAAAGCGGTTTGAAGCTGCAGAGTCCATCATGCATTGGctttaatatatatacagtagtAACTGACTACTACTTATTAtgacgttaaaaaaaaaaaggcatcttACAATGGTAAAATGCAagaacagtgcaaaacataatTCATAGgcaacaaatattaaataaaatgtaaaatgcaattTGGTTTGTGGTGGAACTATAGAATCCTTAATATGGGAAGTCACTCAGTTTGATAACTTGTGAAGTATTACTTGTCATTCAAACTCATTCTCACTCTCCcctaccttctctctctcctcccctgttCAGGTAGGTGTGATAACAGGGATGTAGTCCTTTTCGCGCTCTTCTGTTCAGCGCTCATCTATAACTCTCATTTGTCCTCTTTCTAGCCTCAAGGAACTCGCCGTTCGGACAGCACCAACGACCACACAGCACCAACTGTATAGGTTGAGAGCGGGATGAACTATATCAGTTAGTTGTGGTTGTtaactaaatacatttactgggagtgaaaaaaaaaaaagaacgatTCTCGATCGAGGCATCACACTTTATAGCAAGATTGCGGGCAAAACGAGGCACGAGGAGCGCCCAGTGCTGACACGGCTTGGCGTCAGGACGCGCGTGATTGCGACCGGCGTGCTCGGTGTTGTCATGGTGCTCGTGTTGGTGATTTTGATCCCGGTCTTGGTTAACGCGGCCGGAATGGACGCGCGCTACGAGATGCTCGGCGCCTGTCGGATGGTTTGTGATCCCTACGGGACCAAGTCTCCGGTTTCCGCAACAGGAGATGCCCGCGACAACCGACTGGTTCAGTCCCCAACAACCTTCATTCGTGGTCCAAAGGGGGAACCCGGACGCACAGGACGCATTGGACCACGAGGTCTGCCGGGTCCCCCCGGACCCCCAGGCCCGCCAGGGAAGGTAGGAGAACCCGGACCACCCGGTTTGCCTGGACCGCCAGGAACGAGTGGAGTAACTGGTGTCATAAGTGCAGCAACGTACAACACGGTCCCCAAAATCGCATTCTACGCCGGGCTCAAAAAGCAACACGAGGGGTACGAGGTGCTGAAATTCGATGACGTGGTTACCAACCTGGGCAACCATTACGACCCATCGACAGGTAAATTTACTTGCTCCATCCCGGGAATCTATTTCTTCGTATACCACGTGCTGATGCGAGGAGGAGACGGGACCAGCATGTGGGCTGATCTGTGCAAAAATAACCAGGTATGTCTGTTAGTGCGACGATCACGGAGTGTTTTACTTTATAGTCAgccaaaatacaattttttatttgtcaaaATCATTTGTTTAGAATAGCATATAAGTGAATCTAAAAATATCAGCAAAGATTGTAATGTTTGAAACATTCTAAggctgtttacatttgtttttccaagGTGCGGGCAAGCGCAATTGCGCAGGACGCAGATCAGAACTACGACTATGCCAGTAACAGCGTTGTATTACACTTGGAGCCTGGCGACGAAATCTACATCAAGTTAGACGGGGGCAAGGCACATGGcggaaacaacaacaaatacagCACGTTCTCGGGTTTCATGATTTACGCCGACTAACGCGTGCCGGCACCTTTGGCTCACGCGAATGTTTGGCGTGCATACGCTCCCGGCTTCTCACGCGTTAGCGTGGCGACCTGTAAAAGAACAACAGACCTATACCGCTCGCTAGAAACCATACGTTACCATCTGTAAAGATGGAGAAGATGGTTATGATATCTTAAAACAAAAACTCTGTGAAATCCCCCACACCGTTTCATGAACATTAACTTGTCGCTGAAGGCGACAATGAGAAAACAGGATCATCTGAAGTCGGAAACAACGCGCTTACGCATGTGACTAATTCACAAATTAGATTTTAGACAAATCACTGTGATGTATAAGAAAGAAAGGTAAAAGAATAATCTGCCATTCGGTGTTGTTGTTGACTAGTTTTGAGTCTGTTGTGTGTTCCAACAACCATGTCTTAAACTCGGATCTAGGGTAGACACTTATTAAGGGTTACAGCAGTTATCAGATGTGTCATTTGGTTACCGTGCTGCAGTTATGgtatgtttggtttgttttaaactTTACTCTAAAATATATCAAGCAGACAAAATAAACGCATCTTCCAATAACAAATCAAACTAAGTTTGATATGATTTTATTGATCTGCGCAGGTTTgtcatgagaaaacaaacaatacgACATCTCACATTATGTCATTCATATTGGAATGATTTTCGACGTCCTTGAAAGAtcatataaacattaaacaccTTTAATGCATTCTAAAATAAAGAACGTTCCCTGCTGGTATTGTAAGGCAATCTTGGGGTCAGTGAAAGGTTAAGTGATGGACTGCAATTATGACACTAGTTAACAGAGAGATTTGAAACAGGCTTAAATTCATTGCCACAATTCAATAGTTTGATGCAGAAAGCACTAATACTTCATAGTAATAAtacatagtaataataatgataataatacatTCACTTTTCCATTTATATGGTTGTCGTGACAACCCATCAACTCAAGCAACTCTCACCCTAAAAAGGTGTCATTCAGAATATAGCACACTCTTATCTTGGCTCAGGACTGAGATATCCAACAAGAGCCCAGGGCAAGTCACTTGTGAACTAGTGCTCTCTGATTTTGCACTGTGGaagcaacaacaataaaaaaaaaatagaataaaaaggAATCTGTGTCTTCTCCTAATGCCCTTGGAATAAAGACTCGTCGATATTGGCTGTGCACATTGGATGTGGACACCTCAAACAAATGACTTCACAAGGCATTAGTGGTGAACATTCAATTGTTAGAAAATGCATGTGTTCCCTTTAACTTGACTGACAAGGTAAGCTACTCACTTGCCTGACGTGCACCATTTATTTTCCTGCAGTTTGCACGTGTAGCCATTGCTTTGAAATTAAGTGCTGTTGGACTGCATTTTAATTAGGCTTTTATCCTTGTAGGAAAGAATCACATGTATAGTTCATTAAAgtctaaatgtgtttttgacGTTAAGATCCCTATTATTTTAAGTCCCATTGAGGAAGGATGCTTATCGGAAGGTGTTGATGTAAAAGTGGATGTCTCATCAATCTTTGTGCCTATTTGAAAATCATTAACTTCTTTGTTCAATCATAATCTTGCTCAACTGAAATGAGGCCATTAGTTTAATATGTTCCTAATTAATCAAGCCTTTCTGCCATTGGTATAACACAGAACATTAC
Encoded here:
- the gpt2l gene encoding alanine aminotransferase 2-like isoform X3 gives rise to the protein MGQRPVTFFRQVLALCSYPELLDDDKFPEDTKYRAQRILKACGGSSIGAYTASQGIECVRQDVSRYIERRDGGVPCDPDNIYLTTGASDGIVTMLKLLTAGEGRTRTGVMIPIPQYPLYSAAIAELGAVQLNYYLDEDKCWGLDISELQRSLQAASKHCNPRVLCIINPGNPTGQVQSRERIEDVIRFAAKERLFLMADEVYQDNVYAEGCKFYSFKKVLYEMGPEYFNTVELASFHSTSKCYMGECGMRGGYMEVINMDSEVKAQLTKLVSVRLCPPVPGQALMALVTNSPQPGEPSHAQFLKERTATLGDLAQKAKLTEEILNTVPGIRCNPVQGAMYSFPQITLPERAIREAKEKGQAPDMFYCMKLLEETGICLVPGSGFGQKEGTYHFRMTILPPADKLKILLSKVKEFHQRFTKCYS
- the c1ql3b gene encoding complement C1q-like protein 3b, producing the protein MVLVLVILIPVLVNAAGMDARYEMLGACRMVCDPYGTKSPVSATGDARDNRLVQSPTTFIRGPKGEPGRTGRIGPRGLPGPPGPPGPPGKVGEPGPPGLPGPPGTSGVTGVISAATYNTVPKIAFYAGLKKQHEGYEVLKFDDVVTNLGNHYDPSTGKFTCSIPGIYFFVYHVLMRGGDGTSMWADLCKNNQVRASAIAQDADQNYDYASNSVVLHLEPGDEIYIKLDGGKAHGGNNNKYSTFSGFMIYAD
- the gpt2l gene encoding alanine aminotransferase 2-like isoform X2, coding for MAENEALSRRQKVLTIDTMNANIKKVEYAVRGPIVQRAVQIEKELKEGVKKPFNEVIKANIGDAHAMGQRPVTFFRQVLALCSYPELLDDDKFPEDTKYRAQRILKACGGSSIGAYTASQGIECVRQDVSRYIERRDGGVPCDPDNIYLTTGASDGIVTMLKLLTAGEGRTRTGVMIPIPQYPLYSAAIAELGAVQLNYYLDEDKCWGLDISELQRSLQAASKHCNPRVLCIINPGNPTGQVQSRERIEDVIRFAAKERLFLMADEVYQDNVYAEGCKFYSFKKVLYEMGPEYFNTVELASFHSTSKCYMGECGMRGGYMEVINMDSEVKAQLTKLVSVRLCPPVPGQALMALVTNSPQPGEPSHAQFLKERTATLGDLAQKAKLTEEILNTVPGIRCNPVQGAMYSFPQITLPERAIREAKEKGQAPDMFYCMKLLEETGICLVPGSGFGQKEGTYHFRMTILPPADKLKILLSKVKEFHQRFTKCYS